Sequence from the Amaranthus tricolor cultivar Red isolate AtriRed21 chromosome 1, ASM2621246v1, whole genome shotgun sequence genome:
GATTTCTTCGGATCAAGTATCCGATACTCCTCATCCATTGACGGGATTATTGATCGACGAGGACCATCTTTTGAAGGGCCGTTTGCCTTAAACAATGTCTCTATCATTTCTTCGTTCAATCTACGATACACAAATTGGAGTTTCTTAGCTTTAAACTTCCAGGATAAaatcattaaccaaaaacaacaATGTCAATGCCTTATTCCCAAAAGATTAGGGTCAGTTGCACATAAAATCATCAGGCCCAAGCCCCAATCTGGCTAGGGGCGGGTGGGGCAAAGGGCCGAGGCCTCATATTTCAAAAATTCGGtaggttcaaatttaaattttaaaaaaataaaaagaattaagaGTGCTAGTGGGATATTATTGGCAAAGGAATTAATTGTTTGACAAGAACATTAAATTAATGAGAAAGATTTATACGCATCTTTCACAAAACAAATGGAAACTCTTCCATCTCTtacatatttgaaattaaaattttaatttgctttatAATATTTGAAAGGGCAATAAGGGCTCCTATTTTAATCTCGCCCCAAGCCACCAAAAGTTCAAAAATAGGTCTGAAAATCATCAAAGAAAAAGGAATAGAAAGCTAATTTATTTTGCCAAATCTAGAGAAAATTCAACATCTTAATTTGACAACTAGTCAGACATAagcttttttaatataaccaaTTCCATAAACTGATGCAATTATACCCATTTCCAATATCTTGGAATGAAGAAAAGATTGGCAATTTACTGGTAGAAGTATCAATGATATAATACTCACTACACCAGTAATCCATCCAGTATATAGGACtattttacataaaataaagaatattCCTACTAATGACTGGCAGGTAGTCCAAACAACTTAGATTTTGAGGAGAATTGTTTTTCTCACACCAACTTTAAGTAATATTTAAAGGTGCTAATGGGTTAATTCAATAAAATGCccaaaccaacaaaaaaattgaatttttactACAAGTAATGAACAGGAAAAACTTAATGGACAAGGTAAACTTTCAAAATGGCTTTAAATTGATCCTACTTTAAAAGCAACTCATAATAACTTCAACTTTAGGTGTCACGCAACTTTCCTAAAGTTAAAATCCTAAATTGTATATGATTTGTTTCATTAGTCTCCAAAAGCCCCCATTGCTATATTTGGTATCAgtgtttttatttgaaaatctaaaattaacttaaatttaGTCGgataatttaaaagaaaattcaaatttggatttaagTTGAAAACAACCGTTGTCATCCTCAAATTTTTCGGTCATCATTTTCTGAAttctacaatttaaaataaaatacttattcaCAAACTTAACCTAAATATAATCTCAAATCAATAGTCGTCACAAGAATACAACACTAAAATAgagttaatttttaaagttgGGATAAATAGTCCTCATTATTTCATTTGTTGGTTACAATTGTTTCTTTCagccaaaatatataaaaatacattTCACAACAAATTACAAAAAGCATATATCAAAGACAAATCCAACAAAGATACCAAATGGCATATTTTTAACTTcacattttaacttttatatatacatGAAAAACATGTTTATATCTCGATATTTTCATAGggaataaaagaaaagggaattTAGGGTCGGACCTCACCGaatcaatttattaaaaaacCTAATAACATTAAACTGTCTAACAATTATAGCCGAATTAATTACAATAAGCAATTAAAGGAAGAGAGAAAAATGtaagaaaaatggagtaaaaatCTTACTGAAAGGAGCCGGGTTTAAGCTGATCCCACACCATAACTCTATCAGAACTTGCTCTAACTTTATCCCAATGCAATGCCTTCAATTTTGGCTTCAaattttcttcctttctttctcCACTTTTTCTTTCTCCACTCTTTCTTCTCTCCCCCAAATTCCCACTACTCTTGAACACCACTGGACCAGAAGGCGGAACTAATGGAGGAGGTCCCACACCCGCCATAGGAGGaggaggtggtggtggtggatcTGGTGGACCCACTTTTCTACTCGTCGGAAAATGGTGAGTCCTAGCAGCGAGTGTCTGAATTTCAACTGAAACATCAGAATCAGACGCAGGAAAATCACTGTAACTCCTAGCAGGTGAACAGTTTAAGCCATAATTATCTTCTTCAAAGGAAACCTTCTTAGAAAAACTAGTGGGAGAGAAgaactcatcatcatcattcttatTTGTATAAACATGGGTAGTTTGAACTTGTTGCTCAAAGCTAACATGGGAAGAAGAAATTTTAGGAAGGGGAGGAAGAGGGCGAAGTTCAGGAGAATCCCCACAAAGTTTAAGGTAGATTTCAGAGCTAGTAGAAGGTAATTCAATGGAAGCATCAGTGAATGGCTGAAAATCGCGGGAATTAGTAAGAGTGTTTCCGACATAAAGAAAGTCAGAGCTATTATGAGAAACATGATGGTGGGTTTTGGTTTGAACAACCTTAGGCGGAGAAAGCGGCGGAGATTGAGGTTTTAAAGAAGGATAATGAGGGAGTTGTTTGGAATGGGGACGACGACGACGGTGGAGAAGGAGAGAGAGGGAGACAATGAGAGAGATAGtgagaagagagagaaggatGAGAATGATGATGAGCTTGGAGGAAAGAGGGGAGTGAGTatgagaagaggaagaagatgaagggaGAGCAAGGGAGGAGATGTTGGCCGGGAAAGTTGGGAGTGCGGAGGTTGACGGCGGAGAAGGCGGTGGTGGGGAGGCTGGGTAAGTTGGAAAGAAGGGATTTTCGCCGGAGAAGTCGGAGGTTGACGGCGTTGTTGGAGGGGAGGCGGGGAGAGAGTCAGAGAAAGGGTGTTTGGGAAGAGGAGGAGAAGGGGAAAGAGAAGGAGAGGGAGAAGGGGAAGTGGGGAGGAAGAAAGGGTGGTGGAGAATGCGGCGGTGATTGTTGTGGTGCGTGGCAGAGAGAGGGTGGAGGAAAAGGAGGAGGAGAAAGAGAGTGGAAAGGGTGATGGAGTGGAAAGATGTCGTCATTTTTTAGATGTTGGAACTGAGGGAGTGTGGAGTGGAGTGGAGTGGAGTGGAGTGGAGAAAATGCTGActgaaaaatgagaattaaaGGAGGGAGAGGGTGAGGGAGATTAGTGATTCCTAGTAAGGGGGTCAATTGGAaaggaaagtgaaaaaaaaatatgtggGAAAGGGATTgcatgataattgaacaatttgAAATGTGCGTTAAAGTAGGTAATAGTGAGTCCAGTGACCATCTGTCTCGTTTGAAAAGGGTATGATTATGTTTGAAAAAAGTATGATCATATAATCCGTCATCATCTAACATTTTTCACACActgattataattattataagcAAAATATATTATAGAAGTACTATACTtggtatgatgataatgacgACTAAAGTGGCTATTACACTCAAGCCACTTTAGTATTTTGTTAATTACTTTGAttgtttatgtgaagttgcacttGTTTTTATCTATGCGTATTTTTTGTTATTCTCTCAAGCCATTTACTCCAAATTATTGTTACTCACTTTTTCCATTTAATTTACACTCATTAATAGAGTtgcaaatattaatttgtagctattaaataagacaaaaaagtGAGTTGAAAATGTTGTAGTTTTGGGTGCATTGAATCCTCAAGACTCGAGCATGGACATGCTAGCATGTTACAGAGAAGCATTGTACATTGAGTGGATTATTGTAGTTAatggattaaaaaaaagttggaAAAGTAGGTGGTTTTTGGACAGTAGATAAAGCCAAGAAACCTATATCTCTAGCCATTGGAAAAGTAGGGAGTTAATCGACAAGGAACTGTGATAAGCAACAAGACATTGGCATCATCAGAAAACAAATTCTAACGTTGCATCGTCGAACTGAATATTCTTGCCGTCACGATCAATCGTTAAGAACGTTTTCCCGTTTTTACCCCGTAGTCCTCACACCTCACATCCTACATTTCTAAGAAAACCTGACTAACTCAAACACCTAGGTTAATACCACAATCATATTCATTTCTGTTCCTATCTCTTATCTTAAACATCTAAATCctcaaattatgttttttcttacTCCCAAGATTGCATATCCGCTAGGTGAACTAACCCTAGGATTAGCCACGGTCGCagtttggctctgataccatctgtaacaacccgacttaccgttgactgagtaaacagggtcatcactagGTTCGTTTCCCAACAAACTTatatcacacttccaaaacttgagcaaaggggtcacctgctctttaacgtaactaactcagctaattctcataccaaacatctaactaaaacacatgATAATCATACAAATCTCTACAAGTttgatataaccaacacaaccaaatcatatttacatttatccaaaatcgtAATGTaaaactacaaattcctacgtgctcagctcaatatacatccttggaacgctatttaacactgctaacccatcgttcccgaccggttccgatctgtgatcaaactaaaagatggaaacaacagggggtcagattaaactgaatgagaagtaacaatccaaaacaacaaaacacattaattcaaatcataggtttaaaagcaacatcagttccctagatctatgtgggCACAGGGAGtgtagtttgagaggtgccccatagctctaaggctatgtcgctctcgggtgaagctagtcaatgtctcaatgacaattcgcttcaaaacagggagcagtgaac
This genomic interval carries:
- the LOC130806790 gene encoding formin-like protein 2 translates to MTTSFHSITLSTLFLLLLFLHPLSATHHNNHRRILHHPFFLPTSPSPSPSLSPSPPLPKHPFSDSLPASPPTTPSTSDFSGENPFFPTYPASPPPPSPPSTSALPTFPANISSLALPSSSSSSHTHSPLSSKLIIILILLSLLTISLIVSLSLLLHRRRRPHSKQLPHYPSLKPQSPPLSPPKVVQTKTHHHVSHNSSDFLYVGNTLTNSRDFQPFTDASIELPSTSSEIYLKLCGDSPELRPLPPLPKISSSHVSFEQQVQTTHVYTNKNDDDEFFSPTSFSKKVSFEEDNYGLNCSPARSYSDFPASDSDVSVEIQTLAARTHHFPTSRKVGPPDPPPPPPPPMAGVGPPPLVPPSGPVVFKSSGNLGERRKSGERKSGERKEENLKPKLKALHWDKVRASSDRVMVWDQLKPGSFQLNEEMIETLFKANGPSKDGPRRSIIPSMDEEYRILDPKKSQNIAILLKALNVTEQEVCEALLEGTADALGTELLECLLKMAPTNEEERKLREYRDESPLKLGPAEKFLKTVLDHVPFAFKRVDAMLYIATFESEVEYLRKSFETLEAACAELRNSRMFLKLLEAVLKTGNRMNVGTNRGDAQAFKLDTLLKLIDVKGTDGKTTLLHFVVQEIIKLEGSRVSTTKNNYPAERTNGQPSLHNDIELRKRGLEVVTGLGGELMNVKKAAAMDSNSLSMDVTKLARGIIKVSEVLQLNEMSGLVETSKKFTESMNGFLKKAEVEIVKIQSHESNTLSRVKELTEYFHGNLAQEEARPLRIFIVVKDFLGVLDQVCKEVAKITERTFICSARPIPTSVNPPPPPPPFPEFYRTQGDSSSDNESISEK